The Scylla paramamosain isolate STU-SP2022 unplaced genomic scaffold, ASM3559412v1 Contig5, whole genome shotgun sequence genome contains a region encoding:
- the LOC135096681 gene encoding uncharacterized protein LOC135096681 isoform X3 codes for MKHSVSLPTGTSRLTPCFLPSPRVYTPALLRHLPPHALLPPVSQSLHTCTLEAAGERNCRPKPSTMAAAPKVCVRRIKLICLMENAGKDVLTFVLKRGALNAPATPPGQSLTDYLDNLPQGSTANYGRMSKKQKKAAVNHTDRRQAQRFPLWDNFDLTLLYKAIKLTCEGLAKDGDPEWGNQNTLEGLVTKIKDERNELFHEVKSFSEAEYQHKVNELEHLFIRVLAAAKTKYCIPDAEVTPVQDNARQVTDTFRKTGMEKEILKDYFSIMHQEFLRDSQTHLKTSYDRVQTFDPLSFLTDSPKHHHHIQDIFCKMSLVEGRGHRQQRRDIDTCDVLTVTRRAGQNPQPSTSSSATPPTHGAKPQLILIRGVAGSGKTTLLTFLVSEWLQEPGACTIKHLDEYDIVVRVLCRDNEGPSLQNFLKVILPNHFAVMDEHLIPLLQQSKVLFLIDGLDELSPGTPSHSLVKDILYISKYSPGFTLVCTSRPETVQDFLAKLPDGYEVWDMEMKSVSHEQRIHFVMKHYNSFPDKGDKDPERLEYLMKHIGWKDYLGLPLNLLFVATLFYIDQDKIKITTTQTSLYVTIRDWCIEKLQGRLTDDPRDTKTREVLISRVLQDIYDMSLQGLLQDRLTLSKQEEKKLICCCLGKGLPSKEVIPAFFNLQDTSDRLGHHQKYAAPHKSLQEFYGASAIVHKLVEGSHSANIRRMLHDPPPEQLRNLRNLLLHVAGLLCHPNTPLCAAAIQVS; via the coding sequence GCTGCTGGCGAGAGGAACTGCCGTCCCAAGCCCTCCACCATGGCCGCCGCTCCGAAAGTTTGCGTCCGTCGCATTAAGCTTATCTGTCTCATGGAGAACGCAGGCAAGGACGTCTTGACCTTCGTGTTGAAGCGCGGCGCGCTGAAcgcccccgccacgccgccgGGCCAGTCCCTCACTGACTACCTTGACAACCTCCCTCAAGGCTCGACAGCCAACTATGGAAGGATgagtaaaaaacaaaagaaagcagcaGTGAACCACACCGACCGCCGCCAAGCACAACGCTTCCCTTTATGGGACAACTTTGATTTGACTTTATTGTACAAAGCAATAAAGCTGACGTGCGAAGGCCTGGCGAAAGATGGCGATCCCGAATGGGGGAACCAGAACACCCTGGAGGGATTGGTAACGAAAATCAAGGATGAGCGGAATGAACTCTTTCATGAAGTCAAATCTTTCAGCGAGGCAGAGTACCAGCACAAAGTCAACGAGTTAGAACACCTCTTTATCCGAGTCCTCGCCGCAGCCAAGACCAAATACTGCATTCCTGACGCAGAGGTGACACCCGTGCAGGACAACGCCCGGCAGGTCACTGATACCTTCAGAAAAacaggaatggagaaagaaattttaaaagaTTATTTCAGTATCATGCACCAAGAATTTCTGAGAGACAGTCAGACCCACCTCAAAACATCCTATGATCGAGTGCAAACCTTTgatcctctgtccttccttaccGACTCCCCAaaacaccatcatcacatcCAGGACATTTTCTGCAAGATGTCCctcgtggaaggaagaggacaccGCCAACAGAGGCGAGACATCGACACTTGCGACGTGCTGACGGTGACGCGCCGCGCGGGACAGAATCCACAGCCGTCCACATCCTCATCGgccacgccgcccacgcacggCGCCAAGCCACAGCTCATCCTGATCAGGGGCGTGGCAGGAAGCGGCAAAACGACCCTGCTCACCTTCCTTGTCTCAGAGTGGCTTCAGGAGCCCGGCGCCTGCACCATCAAACACCTGGACGAGTACGACATCGTGGTGCGTGTCTTGTGCCGCGATAATGAAGGCCCATCTCTCCAGAACTTCCTCAAAGTGATCCTCCCAAACCATTTTGCTGTGATGGACGAacacctcatccccctcctacAACAAAGCAAAGTTCTCTTCCTGATTGACGGCCTGGACGAACTGTCGCCAGGCACTCCATCACACAGCCTTGTGAAGGACATCCTCTACATATCGAAATACTCGCCAGGCTTCACACTCGTCTGCACATCGCGTCCCGAAACAGTGCAAGACTTCCTGGCCAAATTACCTGATGGTTATGAGGTGTGGGACATGGAGATGAAAAGTGTTAGCCATGAACAAAGAATTCATTTTGTCATGAAGCATTACAACAGCTTCCCAGACAAGGGGGACAAAGACCCTGAGAGGCTTGAGTACCTCATGAAACACATTGGCTGGAAGGATTACCTCGGCCTGCCATTAAATCTATTGTTCGTGGCAACACTTTTCTACATCGATCAAGACAAGATcaagatcaccaccacccagaCCAGCCTGTACGTCACCATTCGAGACTGGTGCATAGAAAAACTGCAGGGCAGACTCACAGATGATCCACGAGACACAAAGACCCGCGAGGTCCTCATCTCTAGGGTTCTACAAGATATATACGACATGTCATTGCAAGGTCTTCTACAAGACCGACTGACTCTgtcaaaacaggaagagaagaagctgATTTGTTGCTGCCTTGGAAAAGGATTACCCAGCAAGGAAGTCATCCCAGCGTTTTTCAATCTTCAAGACACCAGTGACAGGCTGGGGCATCATCAGAAGTACGCAGCCCCACACAAGAGCCTACAGGAATTCTACGGTGCATCAGCAATCGTCCACAAGCTGGTGGAGGGCTCACACTCAGCAAACATACGTCGCATGCTTCACGACCCGCCGCCAGAACAGCTCCGGAACTTGAGGAACCTGCTGCTGCACGTGGCAGGTCTCCTCTGCCACCCTAACACACCACTTTGTGCTGCAGCCATACAAGTAAGTTGA
- the LOC135096681 gene encoding uncharacterized protein LOC135096681 isoform X1, with the protein MKHSVSLPTGTSRLTPCFLPSPRVYTPALLRHLPPHALLPPVSQSLHTCTLEAAGERNCRPKPSTMAAAPKVCVRRIKLICLMENAGKDVLTFVLKRGALNAPATPPGQSLTDYLDNLPQGSTANYGRMSKKQKKAAVNHTDRRQAQRFPLWDNFDLTLLYKAIKLTCEGLAKDGDPEWGNQNTLEGLVTKIKDERNELFHEVKSFSEAEYQHKVNELEHLFIRVLAAAKTKYCIPDAEVTPVQDNARQVTDTFRKTGMEKEILKDYFSIMHQEFLRDSQTHLKTSYDRVQTFDPLSFLTDSPKHHHHIQDIFCKMSLVEGRGHRQQRRDIDTCDVLTVTRRAGQNPQPSTSSSATPPTHGAKPQLILIRGVAGSGKTTLLTFLVSEWLQEPGACTIKHLDEYDIVVRVLCRDNEGPSLQNFLKVILPNHFAVMDEHLIPLLQQSKVLFLIDGLDELSPGTPSHSLVKDILYISKYSPGFTLVCTSRPETVQDFLAKLPDGYEVWDMEMKSVSHEQRIHFVMKHYNSFPDKGDKDPERLEYLMKHIGWKDYLGLPLNLLFVATLFYIDQDKIKITTTQTSLYVTIRDWCIEKLQGRLTDDPRDTKTREVLISRVLQDIYDMSLQGLLQDRLTLSKQEEKKLICCCLGKGLPSKEVIPAFFNLQDTSDRLGHHQKYAAPHKSLQEFYGASAIVHKLVEGSHSANIRRMLHDPPPEQLRNLRNLLLHVAGLLCHPNTPLCAAAIQEVVDLLAETGVEDCGDWLSMLEDTEVNRTALDCVVRHITSDESEMVTITDSTITSARALLPLIPSKMVRIKLSRKESDVQGLILEHHKYIALSLHHQYMHPDQATLCDSLLRAMPRWVCLSVCVCLFVCLFVCLVSTCTHTHTHTHTHTHTHTHTNTHTHSVIIIIVILFTSIIIITTINIVMTISATITTVINALLLSPSTKLK; encoded by the exons GCTGCTGGCGAGAGGAACTGCCGTCCCAAGCCCTCCACCATGGCCGCCGCTCCGAAAGTTTGCGTCCGTCGCATTAAGCTTATCTGTCTCATGGAGAACGCAGGCAAGGACGTCTTGACCTTCGTGTTGAAGCGCGGCGCGCTGAAcgcccccgccacgccgccgGGCCAGTCCCTCACTGACTACCTTGACAACCTCCCTCAAGGCTCGACAGCCAACTATGGAAGGATgagtaaaaaacaaaagaaagcagcaGTGAACCACACCGACCGCCGCCAAGCACAACGCTTCCCTTTATGGGACAACTTTGATTTGACTTTATTGTACAAAGCAATAAAGCTGACGTGCGAAGGCCTGGCGAAAGATGGCGATCCCGAATGGGGGAACCAGAACACCCTGGAGGGATTGGTAACGAAAATCAAGGATGAGCGGAATGAACTCTTTCATGAAGTCAAATCTTTCAGCGAGGCAGAGTACCAGCACAAAGTCAACGAGTTAGAACACCTCTTTATCCGAGTCCTCGCCGCAGCCAAGACCAAATACTGCATTCCTGACGCAGAGGTGACACCCGTGCAGGACAACGCCCGGCAGGTCACTGATACCTTCAGAAAAacaggaatggagaaagaaattttaaaagaTTATTTCAGTATCATGCACCAAGAATTTCTGAGAGACAGTCAGACCCACCTCAAAACATCCTATGATCGAGTGCAAACCTTTgatcctctgtccttccttaccGACTCCCCAaaacaccatcatcacatcCAGGACATTTTCTGCAAGATGTCCctcgtggaaggaagaggacaccGCCAACAGAGGCGAGACATCGACACTTGCGACGTGCTGACGGTGACGCGCCGCGCGGGACAGAATCCACAGCCGTCCACATCCTCATCGgccacgccgcccacgcacggCGCCAAGCCACAGCTCATCCTGATCAGGGGCGTGGCAGGAAGCGGCAAAACGACCCTGCTCACCTTCCTTGTCTCAGAGTGGCTTCAGGAGCCCGGCGCCTGCACCATCAAACACCTGGACGAGTACGACATCGTGGTGCGTGTCTTGTGCCGCGATAATGAAGGCCCATCTCTCCAGAACTTCCTCAAAGTGATCCTCCCAAACCATTTTGCTGTGATGGACGAacacctcatccccctcctacAACAAAGCAAAGTTCTCTTCCTGATTGACGGCCTGGACGAACTGTCGCCAGGCACTCCATCACACAGCCTTGTGAAGGACATCCTCTACATATCGAAATACTCGCCAGGCTTCACACTCGTCTGCACATCGCGTCCCGAAACAGTGCAAGACTTCCTGGCCAAATTACCTGATGGTTATGAGGTGTGGGACATGGAGATGAAAAGTGTTAGCCATGAACAAAGAATTCATTTTGTCATGAAGCATTACAACAGCTTCCCAGACAAGGGGGACAAAGACCCTGAGAGGCTTGAGTACCTCATGAAACACATTGGCTGGAAGGATTACCTCGGCCTGCCATTAAATCTATTGTTCGTGGCAACACTTTTCTACATCGATCAAGACAAGATcaagatcaccaccacccagaCCAGCCTGTACGTCACCATTCGAGACTGGTGCATAGAAAAACTGCAGGGCAGACTCACAGATGATCCACGAGACACAAAGACCCGCGAGGTCCTCATCTCTAGGGTTCTACAAGATATATACGACATGTCATTGCAAGGTCTTCTACAAGACCGACTGACTCTgtcaaaacaggaagagaagaagctgATTTGTTGCTGCCTTGGAAAAGGATTACCCAGCAAGGAAGTCATCCCAGCGTTTTTCAATCTTCAAGACACCAGTGACAGGCTGGGGCATCATCAGAAGTACGCAGCCCCACACAAGAGCCTACAGGAATTCTACGGTGCATCAGCAATCGTCCACAAGCTGGTGGAGGGCTCACACTCAGCAAACATACGTCGCATGCTTCACGACCCGCCGCCAGAACAGCTCCGGAACTTGAGGAACCTGCTGCTGCACGTGGCAGGTCTCCTCTGCCACCCTAACACACCACTTTGTGCTGCAGCCATACAA gaggtggTGGACCTGCTGGCGGAGACTGGTGTGGAAGACTGTGGTGATTGGCTGTCCATGCTGGAGGACACTGAAGTGAACAGGACTGCCTTGGATTGTGTTGTCAGACACATTACAAGTGATGAGAGTGAGATGGTAACAATAACAGacagcaccatcaccagtgCCAgggccctcctccccctcatcccctccaagATGGTACGGATAAAGCTAAGCAGGAAGGAATCAGACGTGCAGGGGCTCATCTTGGAACACCACAAATACATTGCGCTGTCCCTGCACCACCAATACATGCATCCAGACCAAGCCACTCTCTGTGACTCCTTGCTGCGTGCCATGCCCAGgtgggtctgtctgtctgtgtgtgtctgtttgtttgtttgtttgtttgtttgtttagttagtacctgcacacacacacacacacacacacacacacacacacacacacacacacacacaaacacacacacacacagcgttatcattatcatagtcATTCTTTTCACAAgtattatcataattactacAATTAACATTGTCATGACCATCAgtgccaccatcacaacagtCATCAATGCATTATTGTTGTCACCATCAACAAAACTGAAGTAA
- the LOC135096681 gene encoding uncharacterized protein LOC135096681 isoform X2 codes for MAAAPKVCVRRIKLICLMENAGKDVLTFVLKRGALNAPATPPGQSLTDYLDNLPQGSTANYGRMSKKQKKAAVNHTDRRQAQRFPLWDNFDLTLLYKAIKLTCEGLAKDGDPEWGNQNTLEGLVTKIKDERNELFHEVKSFSEAEYQHKVNELEHLFIRVLAAAKTKYCIPDAEVTPVQDNARQVTDTFRKTGMEKEILKDYFSIMHQEFLRDSQTHLKTSYDRVQTFDPLSFLTDSPKHHHHIQDIFCKMSLVEGRGHRQQRRDIDTCDVLTVTRRAGQNPQPSTSSSATPPTHGAKPQLILIRGVAGSGKTTLLTFLVSEWLQEPGACTIKHLDEYDIVVRVLCRDNEGPSLQNFLKVILPNHFAVMDEHLIPLLQQSKVLFLIDGLDELSPGTPSHSLVKDILYISKYSPGFTLVCTSRPETVQDFLAKLPDGYEVWDMEMKSVSHEQRIHFVMKHYNSFPDKGDKDPERLEYLMKHIGWKDYLGLPLNLLFVATLFYIDQDKIKITTTQTSLYVTIRDWCIEKLQGRLTDDPRDTKTREVLISRVLQDIYDMSLQGLLQDRLTLSKQEEKKLICCCLGKGLPSKEVIPAFFNLQDTSDRLGHHQKYAAPHKSLQEFYGASAIVHKLVEGSHSANIRRMLHDPPPEQLRNLRNLLLHVAGLLCHPNTPLCAAAIQEVVDLLAETGVEDCGDWLSMLEDTEVNRTALDCVVRHITSDESEMVTITDSTITSARALLPLIPSKMVRIKLSRKESDVQGLILEHHKYIALSLHHQYMHPDQATLCDSLLRAMPRWVCLSVCVCLFVCLFVCLVSTCTHTHTHTHTHTHTHTHTNTHTHSVIIIIVILFTSIIIITTINIVMTISATITTVINALLLSPSTKLK; via the exons ATGGCCGCCGCTCCGAAAGTTTGCGTCCGTCGCATTAAGCTTATCTGTCTCATGGAGAACGCAGGCAAGGACGTCTTGACCTTCGTGTTGAAGCGCGGCGCGCTGAAcgcccccgccacgccgccgGGCCAGTCCCTCACTGACTACCTTGACAACCTCCCTCAAGGCTCGACAGCCAACTATGGAAGGATgagtaaaaaacaaaagaaagcagcaGTGAACCACACCGACCGCCGCCAAGCACAACGCTTCCCTTTATGGGACAACTTTGATTTGACTTTATTGTACAAAGCAATAAAGCTGACGTGCGAAGGCCTGGCGAAAGATGGCGATCCCGAATGGGGGAACCAGAACACCCTGGAGGGATTGGTAACGAAAATCAAGGATGAGCGGAATGAACTCTTTCATGAAGTCAAATCTTTCAGCGAGGCAGAGTACCAGCACAAAGTCAACGAGTTAGAACACCTCTTTATCCGAGTCCTCGCCGCAGCCAAGACCAAATACTGCATTCCTGACGCAGAGGTGACACCCGTGCAGGACAACGCCCGGCAGGTCACTGATACCTTCAGAAAAacaggaatggagaaagaaattttaaaagaTTATTTCAGTATCATGCACCAAGAATTTCTGAGAGACAGTCAGACCCACCTCAAAACATCCTATGATCGAGTGCAAACCTTTgatcctctgtccttccttaccGACTCCCCAaaacaccatcatcacatcCAGGACATTTTCTGCAAGATGTCCctcgtggaaggaagaggacaccGCCAACAGAGGCGAGACATCGACACTTGCGACGTGCTGACGGTGACGCGCCGCGCGGGACAGAATCCACAGCCGTCCACATCCTCATCGgccacgccgcccacgcacggCGCCAAGCCACAGCTCATCCTGATCAGGGGCGTGGCAGGAAGCGGCAAAACGACCCTGCTCACCTTCCTTGTCTCAGAGTGGCTTCAGGAGCCCGGCGCCTGCACCATCAAACACCTGGACGAGTACGACATCGTGGTGCGTGTCTTGTGCCGCGATAATGAAGGCCCATCTCTCCAGAACTTCCTCAAAGTGATCCTCCCAAACCATTTTGCTGTGATGGACGAacacctcatccccctcctacAACAAAGCAAAGTTCTCTTCCTGATTGACGGCCTGGACGAACTGTCGCCAGGCACTCCATCACACAGCCTTGTGAAGGACATCCTCTACATATCGAAATACTCGCCAGGCTTCACACTCGTCTGCACATCGCGTCCCGAAACAGTGCAAGACTTCCTGGCCAAATTACCTGATGGTTATGAGGTGTGGGACATGGAGATGAAAAGTGTTAGCCATGAACAAAGAATTCATTTTGTCATGAAGCATTACAACAGCTTCCCAGACAAGGGGGACAAAGACCCTGAGAGGCTTGAGTACCTCATGAAACACATTGGCTGGAAGGATTACCTCGGCCTGCCATTAAATCTATTGTTCGTGGCAACACTTTTCTACATCGATCAAGACAAGATcaagatcaccaccacccagaCCAGCCTGTACGTCACCATTCGAGACTGGTGCATAGAAAAACTGCAGGGCAGACTCACAGATGATCCACGAGACACAAAGACCCGCGAGGTCCTCATCTCTAGGGTTCTACAAGATATATACGACATGTCATTGCAAGGTCTTCTACAAGACCGACTGACTCTgtcaaaacaggaagagaagaagctgATTTGTTGCTGCCTTGGAAAAGGATTACCCAGCAAGGAAGTCATCCCAGCGTTTTTCAATCTTCAAGACACCAGTGACAGGCTGGGGCATCATCAGAAGTACGCAGCCCCACACAAGAGCCTACAGGAATTCTACGGTGCATCAGCAATCGTCCACAAGCTGGTGGAGGGCTCACACTCAGCAAACATACGTCGCATGCTTCACGACCCGCCGCCAGAACAGCTCCGGAACTTGAGGAACCTGCTGCTGCACGTGGCAGGTCTCCTCTGCCACCCTAACACACCACTTTGTGCTGCAGCCATACAA gaggtggTGGACCTGCTGGCGGAGACTGGTGTGGAAGACTGTGGTGATTGGCTGTCCATGCTGGAGGACACTGAAGTGAACAGGACTGCCTTGGATTGTGTTGTCAGACACATTACAAGTGATGAGAGTGAGATGGTAACAATAACAGacagcaccatcaccagtgCCAgggccctcctccccctcatcccctccaagATGGTACGGATAAAGCTAAGCAGGAAGGAATCAGACGTGCAGGGGCTCATCTTGGAACACCACAAATACATTGCGCTGTCCCTGCACCACCAATACATGCATCCAGACCAAGCCACTCTCTGTGACTCCTTGCTGCGTGCCATGCCCAGgtgggtctgtctgtctgtgtgtgtctgtttgtttgtttgtttgtttgtttgtttagttagtacctgcacacacacacacacacacacacacacacacacacacacacacacacacacaaacacacacacacacagcgttatcattatcatagtcATTCTTTTCACAAgtattatcataattactacAATTAACATTGTCATGACCATCAgtgccaccatcacaacagtCATCAATGCATTATTGTTGTCACCATCAACAAAACTGAAGTAA